Sequence from the Plasmodium yoelii strain 17X genome assembly, chromosome: 10 genome:
agaaaatgaaaatgaaaatagtgaaaaaaaattacatgacaaccaaaataatatatcccatgaaaatgataatacaAGTGATTTATCATCCGACAATAAAGagactaatattgaaaatggGGTTAGTAGAAATAATTCTGATGAACCTATTCCAACATATAACGACATATCTGATAATTATAACAGTGATAATAGTGATGATTATAAAGTTAAAGAAGAAGAATTAAGTAAAAGCATAGATCATAACATGATATATGAAGTGCTAGAACAATTTGGATATATAAAACCAGAGTTAAATGAATacaataatttaatattaccAGATGGGTCAGAAGCTATTAATAGAAAACTTGCATACATATTTAAACAAAAACTCCCACTGGAAAATAAAGAATCGGGAAAATGTGATCAAATagatgtattaaaaaaaaagaaagaaaataatCAGCAATATCgtaaatacaaatattatCTAGATGTGgcgaaaaaatataatttggatttaaatatgaaaacaaacaatttaaataaatattataaaagtgattctattttttttctgtaATTATCATGCAATACATACCTTTTTTCCTTTTCCATCTCTCCTTACCAACGACAGCAGTAATATACCTGTGCAATTTTAAGATATTTCCGTTCTTTGAAatggaatatatttttttggcaaggaatatatgcatacaaaatatgtttttgttttttccaaacattataaatttttatgaataaaaaaataccaaATAGCCTTTACCTTGTTTTACCCTACTTTATATATTCCTATGCATGTTATTTGCTTATTCTCTATACCTTTAGAGGATGTTTGCCCAAATAAAAAGTTTCTGTAGTATCTCGTTTGTTGGATTAGCAGAATATTCGTTTTTCgttatccatttttttttattagaataaattatttttgcatatttCTTTCCTCCTAAATAAGATGCAATATCAGCCATGCGAATGTGCTTTATGGATATTCTAGTATTTTCACTGAAATTTTTAATTcgtaatattttatttaactcTTTATGCAATCTATCAGGCATATTTATGCAATTAGAAACACCGCCaactaatataatattattgagTAACACTTTTCTTAAATCAATGGGACATGAAGAAACAGCTTCAAATATTAATTGACTCaaagaaattatattttgtttataaaaattccCTGGCAAATGGGCTAAAAATTCAggcttaaaatatatttcatggCTTAATATTTCACCTTTTggatctatatatatattattattgtatgGTATTTTATATGGTTTTATTATACCATTACATTCAgtcaaaatttttatattattatctataTCTAGACTTACATAACTATTTGATTCTTTATAATCctgtattaatatataatcaatataGTTGTCATTCATTTTCACAAAGTTTGAAATATAATTGCTTATTAAATAGCCATTTATCTCGCTTATTTTTGCAAACTCCAAGAATGTTCCATTATTTTCAGCCACAGGAACGATTCTGCTAGCGCTTTCACCCAAGTCAACGATGAGAgcttaatttgaaaaaaaaattaattccCCATAAATATAAGTtgtaacaaataaataagtttttCACACTTGGAAgaattcattttttgttactTTTTTTGGCATTTGTTTCCTAACCTGTTTTTAATCCATAATAGTAAGATGCCGCGAGTGAGTTATAGATAAAAGATATCGAGCAAAAATCATGAATTTTAAAAGCCCAATTTAGCAAGTTTGTCgcatataatttttcgaCCATCTCGGGAATTATCACCAATAAATTGTAATCACtggtattaatatttaatttctGTTTTAAAGGAATGGAACCAAAAGgcgaaaaaattaaattaaatcaaataaaaatacagaGCGTTAAGCCATATAGTAAATATCAAGTTATTTAAATGAACCAATGCGAGAAACTATgcatgtatacatatattttttatttatgaaataATACCATTATAAGATGGTTATACACTTCCAGTAGATGAGGATATTGGTTTTTGCTCAAGGGATGTCGAGGATCCGCAAATACAGTATTGACATTCACTAATGATTCATctgaaaaataatttaaatattatacttaGTATATAAAGGCAATAAGCGTTGGATATacctatttttatatttttcctaTTCTATTTATACTATAATAATTTGCATAACCTTTAGTGGATTCACCCTTTTCAGCTTCATTGTATTTGTTATgtccatattttattaatgtaTACTCCTTTATGGCATCATAGCCAAACTATGTTTTTGTGGgggtgtatatatatgtataaattttatacacatgcatagaaataaaaatggatacaTTGTTACTATAAGCATGTatcattttttgaatatataaatgtaagtattcatatgaatttttttttgttacttTTACTATTTTTGAATTCATCATTTCTTTTCTAAAAAAcagtaattaaaaaaaaatcgtgAAAATTTGTAATGAATATAGATACGAATTTTCATAAcgtaattataataaaaaaaggcATACTCTATGTATATACAAGGCATCTCAAAAGTTGGTAAATCATCCGTAGCGAAGCCAATCTTTATTTTCCTATTCGCATTAACAACGCAAATTAATTACACCAGTTATAgacatacatataatatacatatgacATTATCCATCTTTTGTTGTAGTTCCCATTATAAGGGGTAACTTTTTGGTAATAGATATAATTGCAGTACATTTTGAAAAATCATACTTTTGtatacgaaaaaaaaattatctatccatttgtttgtttatttattttttattgaataTGCTTTTTATACCATGTTCCGGGGTCCATAATAATTACGGGAACATTTTTCCTGTCCTCTTGATTttgcattttattttaaaaatttttcttAGCAAAAAATGGGTAGCTATTTAATTAGGATATgccaaaataaataaaataaaggaattatgcattatatatatatatattatatcattcgcaataattttattaaattttgcGTTAATCTGATCATATGTAATTACCCTTTCCTTGCTAGTATGcatttgtcttttttttatacatatattattttacgctcaatatttatatataagcTACTCATATGATATAGAATGAGAGAATAAGTATGTGCTTATTGTTATCGCTAATTATTACACATCTTATATCAatgtttatttaatttttattttaattttattttttactactatgactaatatatttattgagAAATAATGGAAAGTTAAAACATATTGTGctacataatttataaaaaacaatCAAACAAAAcgtataaaatttttttaagtttaatatttctaaaaaaaacacttaaaaaaattgcaaTAGGATAAATTTGATAAGAAtagcaaatatataaacttgTATGTAATGTTTTAACCCCatttaatttgtaaaaaaataggataataaataataaaataatgcactaaataatgaaaaattgtaataacaaatcgaatatttaaattaaaaacacaattaaaaaatatggatattctataaatgcatattaataaatgtatatgGATAAATACGTATATAAAGAGCAACGCAAATATGAATACCCGCGTAATCAATTGTCTATACCTATATAAGTACGTAATCTGAAATAGGAAAATGAGGATAATACCCTATGTTTTTTTCATAGAGACTATTAGACtcaaaataatacaaatagagaagaatttgaaaataattaaaaatatatataggtaTTATCGTTTTAAATATAGGAAACATATGTTAATTGGCAAATTCTCAATTAACAgtacatataatttttagtCGGTTTTTGGATTTGTTgaattacttttttttttattaaaaaatgcactATCAAATATGTTGAAAGAGGCATAATGAGTAAGTATATCCAAAGCTTCGTCATacttaactttttttttttcaagatCTGATAAAAGAGAATGTGTAATTTGCAAGTTTGAATAAGTAGacattgaaaatataaaaacttttaaatatttaaaaagtaACAATATGAGtgataaataatttgaatattttgaATCTAGATATTGTTCTAAAATTAAAACtctatattcattatttgaaaaaacaCCAGTAACACATTCTAATAAATTCTCAGATATGTTATATTTGTGATAAAAACTAGTCAGTTCATTTCCTACAAAATCTCGATGGGTTTTAATTCGAACATTTATAGTTGATAAGTCGTTTTTTATTTGCTCATTAAATGGATATTTCAAATgtatttgtattatatataataatttatctaAAGTATCTAGGTAataatcaaaaaataaagaataacaaaatataactaattcattatataaattttctttatgtccatattcaaataaattagtaatataatatgttagGTCTTTTAAATATTCGATAATGTCAAAATGCGTAGCTTGTATATATTCGGTTAATTTActtaattctttttttatgactccatttgatttttttgcacgtaaattgtttattaatttgtttgatatataatttaaattaaagcaattatatgtatgtaaaaaattgcatatcggatcaaatattttataagaaaaatcatatatatcCTTCTCATCAGAAGTAGAATCATGAATTTGCTCTATTAATTCTTTTCTATCGAATTCAAAATCTACTGGTAATGATTCATATACTTTTGTCAATGCATGCTCTTTTTGCCAAAATTCACGcgctaaaaataaaaatgtatataaatttctATTAAATCCATAATAGTATTTTTCTATTCCTAAATAATCCAATAGATTGTAAACTGGATCAATTTTACTATTGTTTTGGGTATATTTAAATTCATCGggaatattatttattgaatCTTTAAGTactttataattataataataatcttTTATTAACTCTTTTTccaatttattaatatttactttatgcccataaaatatatatgcatatccTAATAAATGAGTTAcaattttatcataaaaaagattatctatattttttaatgacACATTTAATAACATGTCTCTTGATTTTACAGAATTACTACTTCTATTCATATTATCTTTAATTATTGTATCATTTCCAAGatctataattttttgatTGGAATCTATAAATTTGGTAACCGTTTCAAGGTTAAATTCATAATTAGGCAGaggatttttttttcttgttaAATAACTaatgtttattttatgaGGATTTGTATCGATGCcatgtttgttttttttcttatttctCCAAAATTTGGAATGTCCTTCATCAGGATCATCATCaggttttatatttaaattattttcatttgtaTCTTTTTGCTTGTAACTatcttcatcatcatcatcgtCATCATCATTTCTGGACTTTgtaaaacaattaaaaatagaTGAGTGACACTGATACTTTTTTATTGCGCCCTCTTTAACACTATGTGAAAAATCGCCAGATCCATTTGATTCATTTAATAAATCgtctttatatttattttcacatTCTATAGAAGATTTTGATTCGCTATTTTCCCCTTCAATGTGGTCATTACTACCCTTTTTTTTATGACTTTTTTCCCCCTTACCGTTTTTGTGAGAATCATTTGAGAATTTTGTTTCTTTTGTTTTCTCGTCTGAAGTATCCGATTTAGTATTGCTCAATATTCTATTGACCCTATTTAATTTTCTAATGTAAAATGGtctttcaaaaaataataaaatgaataaatttaAGTAAATAAATGACATAAACTAATACAATAAACTTATGCAATAATATCAAAAAGCCAATTTACGTATCACTTGGATTAACTGTATGTAAATCATATCAAAGTGTTTATAGTTCTATTTAATATTACCTGTATTGTATAGCTTCATTTGTCCATGCACATAAAACATACGTATCAAAATTTAAAgcgaataaaaaaataaaattaattaatgtTACAAATGAACAATTCATTTTCACGTCCacataaatatgtttaaGACCTATATAATTGGccacatattttataattaataatttgttttattaactattttgttatttaattattttattttttgggaaaattgtaaaattattttctttatttacaATAAATTCCCCTCGCATATAATATAGGTATATACATAATgttcttaaaatatttataattctaatcatttattaacattaaaagttttttataacattataCAAACAAAAAGATGTACTCATTAATAACAAACAATATAAACAAccaaataatattaacaaaataaataaaattaaatagaaaatatattaaatagtATTGTAAatcaattataataatttataacgtatttttatattaatttgaaACAGTTATTCatgaatttttatatatattcatagaCCTAATAAAATGACAAAAGTTAAATATTGGAATTATGtggtaatatatatagttatttttataaaaaaatatgtaatgatttgtttatatatatttatttatatagtaTGTATATGGAACACGGaatggaaaataaatatattcttcatatattaatatagcgattaatataaaatatgtttatgcTATACAACACGAAAATAGATATTAAACTTGtattgtttaattatatataattttattatataatttattaaaataataaaggtataattaaaactattaaaatataagtcCATCTAATAATGTTGTGTACTTGTTTATATTCAATAATATTGGAAATAATGGAACATATTAAATTATCctaaatgataatatttttttatcattttatttttataaataaattaacaaCATATAATTgtgcattatatataattttgtatattttattatccaaataattattgtatttttatataaaacattaCAACACATTattgtaataattttataatttttaacaaaatttgAAATAATACGactataatataaaattatataaaataataattttacaatatatttatgcgTATTAAGGTATTTAATTtcctataatttttttttaattattttaagtGTGCTTATAAACAAAACCTAAATTGTGCTATTTGCATTATCTATAAATATCAATGTAAATGGAATATTTCCAATGACATACATATTCATATAGATATaggtttatatatatatattttttagaataATTAAATACTATTTGTTAAAGCACTATTagattaaaatttatataatatatatatgtatatgtatatatataattataaatgttacacgtatattaaaaaatagttctaaagatataataaagacataaaaaattatatttgggtaaaattcattttttaataacctcaataatatatataaaataaattaaactTTGAGACAGTGTGTCCGAGTGGTTAAGGAGTCAGACTAGAAATCTGATAGGCTTTGCCTGCGCAGGTTCGAATCCTGCCGCTGTCgagttttttaatttttatttaataaataaaaaatgctcatataaaaatagtttgCGATATAGAATTAAAAGAATAAAATTACgataaaacatattataaaaatttataacaaataaatttaaaggaaatcttatatattattatatgattaatattaacaataggaatattttgttcataataaataaattggtATAGAGTTGTTTGTAgcaaataattattaaaatatgtagCAACATATATTTTCACTATAATATTGAaactaaaatatatttaagatTACTTAAATATTCTTATAATTCTTATATATACTAATTTAATGGAAATTTTTTTACTTGTATATCttacgaaaaaaataatactatatattataatgaattaattataaatgtaATTTCATAtccataatatttttctataaataaattgtaattattttatttaattttttaacataCGCATTTCAATagttaaaattatattttcttattaaaatgtgaaaaagaagagacataaaaaaataataaaataaattatttgcatTATTACTAAACAAAACTTATCTTCTTAATAATACGCTAATGATCCATGTGGGTTTCGAACCCACGACCTTCGGTACATAAGACCGACGCTCTAACCACTGAGCTAATGGATCTTACACATGAAATTTAAGTCACTAAtgaataacattttttaatttttattttacaaaatattgataataatttACGTAATACAGTAtgcaaaatgaaaattaaaaaaataatattaaaaagtaAAAGAAATTCATTTTCTTATTTCGTTTTatccttttatattttttaataaagtaAATTGgtattgtattattttatatttttactttaatagatttttgtttttcattCTTTATGTGCTCGagcaaaaatataattaaatatgaatatatgttgtattcatgtatgtataatatatttatggctttttattataatgaaaaataaagaattagAGGTTTAAAATGGGAATAATAACTATTCCAAAAAATAATGGATTATATAAAACGGAAATACAATATTAAAActttaataaaaagaaatatatatgtgaaaACTAAGATTATACTTGATtataaatgaaattaaaagcgaaaataaaatatgcattATGCATTGCAAAATATGTTATACACTTATtgctgttttttttttttacaaattatCTGATATTTACAtagttataataaaaaatgcgCCTTATAATAaagcaatataaaaaaaagaaaaataatagaaaatttTTGGAAAATGACAATTACCGAAAAATTTGTGTAAAATTATAGATagtacataaaaaaataataaaacattgtTTTGAAATCatacataaaattaaattactTAAATCATTCGCAAAAGGTGTGTGCGTCCAAAccatatatttatgaaacATTAATAAACAATGccttaatatatatataaactaaATGATGAGACAATTTATGCTAATGAAAAAGCTTGTCGGTGTGTGTTtctgcaaaaaaaaaacagggTATACTTTGaacataaaatttatttctatatataagATCCCTGATTGTCTGGTAAAATTACCCACTAAGGGCTAATTAAGTTTTCCAGGGCAGAAAATTTTAtcctgaaaaaaaaaatatgggaatgaaatatattttcataagcaatataaaatatcattGTGTGAAATATACGCACATTGAATCGTTTCCTATTTAATCGCATCGTTTCAGTTATTTATCTCTTATTtctacaaaattatttttacctTCTTCTAAAGCGTCCTGTTTGACCAGTGTATGCATTTGCACTGATATTCTCTTTCTTTTTATGTTCAGGATTTTGGAATATTATAATGACAACTGATAAGTTATCAAGggattttcttttatatgcCAATTGGCATAATGCTTCAGCTGCAACATTAGGATTGTTATTTTCTACTAATGATGTCCTAACTGTGTTAACAGCTTCTTGTGAAGTCATTACATCGAATATCCCATCACagcaaattattaaaaattcgtCATCATCcgttaattttatttgaaatatatCTGGTTCACAAATTAATCCTTTTAACTTTTCGTTagtttttttatcaaaagatCCAAAACCTCGACATACTCCTAAGCATCCACCTAAATATCCTTCTTGGTCTAATATTCCACCTGAATTTATAATTCGTTGTTCttcctttttatttatacttgCCTTATGATCTACTGTTATTACAACAGCACGACCATTTTTACTTAAGACACAGCGACTATCCCCTATATTTGCTATATAAACCATATTGTTTAATATAACACTAACACAAGCAGTGCTACCACTCGAAAAATCCGAATGATTATTTTCTCTGCTGTTCGCTGACTTTTTACACAAATGTTCATCCATTCTTTGAAAACCATATTTAAGTGCATTACATATACTGTTaccatttatataataggaatatacatgtatatgtaataatttttgaattatatttACAGCATTTTCACCATTGTGCCCATCATATATTGCACAATACATATATGGGTTATTAAGCATATTGTTGTTTTCGGTATCTGTTGATTTAAATAGATGATCAAAATATTCTCTATTAAGATAATCATCAGAATATAGTTCTTCAGTAGCATTGGTATCAGCATCATGATGTTT
This genomic interval carries:
- a CDS encoding actin-like protein, putative; this translates as MQNQEDRKNVPVIIMDPGTWKIKIGFATDDLPTFEMPCIYIEKEMMNSKIVKFGYDAIKEYTLIKYGHNKYNEAEKGESTKDESLVNVNTVFADPRHPLSKNQYPHLLEVYNHLIMKLNINTSDYNLLVIIPEMVEKLYATNLLNWAFKIHDFCSISFIYNSLAASYYYGLKTALIVDLGESASRIVPVAENNGTFLEFAKISEINGYLISNYISNFVKMNDNYIDYILIQDYKESNSYVSLDIDNNIKILTECNGIIKPYKIPYNNNIYIDPKGEILSHEIYFKPEFLAHLPGNFYKQNIISLSQLIFEAVSSCPIDLRKVLLNNIILVGGVSNCINMPDRLHKELNKILRIKNFSENTRISIKHIRMADIASYLGGKKYAKIIYSNKKKWITKNEYSANPTNEILQKLFIWANIL
- a CDS encoding erythrocyte vesicle protein 1, putative; protein product: MNCSFVTLINFIFLFALNFDTYVLCAWTNEAIQYRKLNRVNRILSNTKSDTSDEKTKETKFSNDSHKNGKGEKSHKKKGSNDHIEGENSESKSSIECENKYKDDLLNESNGSGDFSHSVKEGAIKKYQCHSSIFNCFTKSRNDDDDDDDEDSYKQKDTNENNLNIKPDDDPDEGHSKFWRNKKKNKHGIDTNPHKINISYLTRKKNPLPNYEFNLETVTKFIDSNQKIIDLGNDTIIKDNMNRSSNSVKSRDMLLNVSLKNIDNLFYDKIVTHLLGYAYIFYGHKVNINKLEKELIKDYYYNYKVLKDSINNIPDEFKYTQNNSKIDPVYNLLDYLGIEKYYYGFNRNLYTFLFLAREFWQKEHALTKVYESLPVDFEFDRKELIEQIHDSTSDEKDIYDFSYKIFDPICNFLHTYNCFNLNYISNKLINNLRAKKSNGVIKKELSKLTEYIQATHFDIIEYLKDLTYYITNLFEYGHKENLYNELVIFCYSLFFDYYLDTLDKLLYIIQIHLKYPFNEQIKNDLSTINVRIKTHRDFVGNELTSFYHKYNISENLLECVTGVFSNNEYRVLILEQYLDSKYSNYLSLILLLFKYLKVFIFSMSTYSNLQITHSLLSDLEKKKVKYDEALDILTHYASFNIFDSAFFNKKKSNSTNPKTD